In the Ursus arctos isolate Adak ecotype North America unplaced genomic scaffold, UrsArc2.0 scaffold_19, whole genome shotgun sequence genome, one interval contains:
- the ZNF382 gene encoding zinc finger protein 382 isoform X7, with product MTKPDMIRKLEQGEELWTTERMFPSQSYLEEDGKAEDVLVKFKEYQDRHSKSVIFINHKRLIKERSNIFGKTLTVGKNRIISKTMLREYKPDGKVLKNISELVSRNISPVREKFGESNGWEKSFLNTKNEKMHTAVNLCKQTERSLSGKQELIQHQKVQIPEQSLGHNECEKSFLMKGMLFTHTRAHRGEKPYEYNKDGIALIEKSNLSAHSQTLMEKKPHAYSKYGKFLCRKSIFIVHQRSQTEEKPFQCPYCGNSFRRKSYLIEHQRIHTGEKPYVCNQCGKAFRQKTALTLHEKTHIEGKPYICMDCGKSFRQKATLTRHHKTHTGEKAYECTQCGSAFRKKSYLIDHQRTHTGEKPYQCNECGKAFIQKTTLTVHQRTHTGEKPYICGECGKSFCQKTTLTLHQRIHTGEKPYICNECGKSFRQKAILTVHQRIHTGEKSNGCPQCGKAFSRKSNLIRHQKTHTGEKPYECRECGKFFSCKSNLIVHQKTHKVETMGIQ from the coding sequence AAGAAGATGGAAAAGCTGAAGATGTTTTAGTGAAGTTCAAAGAATACCAAGACAGGCACTCTAAATCAGTCATATTCATCAACCACAAAAGACTAATTAAGGAAAGAAGTAATATTTTTGGGAAAACACTTACTGTAGGCAAGAACCGTATTATTTCAAAAACAATGCTTCGTGAATATAAGCCTGatggaaaggttttaaaaaatatttcggAATTAGTCAGTAGAAATATAAGCCCTGTAAGAGAGAAGTTTGGTGAGAGTAATGGATGGGAGAAATCATTCCTCAATACTAAGAATGAAAAAATGCATACTGCAGTGAATCTCTgtaaacaaacagaaaggagTCTGAGTGGTAAACAAGAGCTTATTCAGCATCAGAAGGTTCAAATTCCTGAGCAATCATTAGGTCATAATGAATGTGAAAAATCCTTCCTTATGAAAGGAATGTTATTTACACATACTAGAGCCCACAGAGGAGAAAAACCCTATGAATACAATAAAGATGGAATAGCTTTAATCGAAAAGTCAAATCTCAGTGCCCATTCACAAACTCTTATGGAGAAGAAACCCCATGCATACAGCAAATATGGGAAGTTCCTCTGCAGAAAGTCTATTTTTATTGTGCATCAGAGATCTCAAACAGAAGAGAAACCCTTTCAATGTCCTTACTGTGGGAATAGCTTTAGAAGGAAGTCATATCTCATTGAACATCAACGAATTCACACAGGTGAGAAACCTTATGTTTGCAATCAATGTGGAAAAGCTTTCCGTCAAAAGACAGCCCTCACTCTTCATGAGAAAACACATATAGAGGGGAAGCCCTACATCTGTATGGATTGTGGGAAGTCCTTCCGCCAGAAGGCAACTCTCACTAGACATCACAAAACACATACAGGGGAGAAAGCCTATGAATGTACTCAGTGTGGAAGTGCTTTTAGAAAGAAGTCATACCTCATTGAtcatcagagaactcacacaggagagaaaccatatcaatgtaatgaatgtgggaaggcATTTATCCAGAAGACAACCCTCACTGtacatcagagaactcacacaggagagaaaccctatatTTGCGGTGAATGTGGGAAGTCCTTCTGCCAAAAGACAACCCTCACTCTCCATCAAAGAATTCATACTGGGGAAAAACCCTATATTTGTAATGAATGTGGAAAGTCCTTCCGCCAGAAGGCAATCCTCACTGTTCATCAGAGAATACATACAGGAGAGAAATCCAATGGATGTCCtcagtgtgggaaagcctttagtaGGAAATCAAACCTCATTCGCCACCAGAAaactcacacaggagagaaaccatatgaatgTAGAGAATGTGGGAAGTTCTTCAGTTGTAAGTCAAACCTCATAGTACATCAAAAAACTCACAAGGTAGAAACCATGGGAATTCAGTAA
- the ZNF382 gene encoding zinc finger protein 382 isoform X6 → MLENYCHLISVGFHMTKPDMIRKLEQGEELWTTERMFPSQSYLEEDGKAEDVLVKFKEYQDRHSKSVIFINHKRLIKERSNIFGKTLTVGKNRIISKTMLREYKPDGKVLKNISELVSRNISPVREKFGESNGWEKSFLNTKNEKMHTAVNLCKQTERSLSGKQELIQHQKVQIPEQSLGHNECEKSFLMKGMLFTHTRAHRGEKPYEYNKDGIALIEKSNLSAHSQTLMEKKPHAYSKYGKFLCRKSIFIVHQRSQTEEKPFQCPYCGNSFRRKSYLIEHQRIHTGEKPYVCNQCGKAFRQKTALTLHEKTHIEGKPYICMDCGKSFRQKATLTRHHKTHTGEKAYECTQCGSAFRKKSYLIDHQRTHTGEKPYQCNECGKAFIQKTTLTVHQRTHTGEKPYICGECGKSFCQKTTLTLHQRIHTGEKPYICNECGKSFRQKAILTVHQRIHTGEKSNGCPQCGKAFSRKSNLIRHQKTHTGEKPYECRECGKFFSCKSNLIVHQKTHKVETMGIQ, encoded by the coding sequence AAGAAGATGGAAAAGCTGAAGATGTTTTAGTGAAGTTCAAAGAATACCAAGACAGGCACTCTAAATCAGTCATATTCATCAACCACAAAAGACTAATTAAGGAAAGAAGTAATATTTTTGGGAAAACACTTACTGTAGGCAAGAACCGTATTATTTCAAAAACAATGCTTCGTGAATATAAGCCTGatggaaaggttttaaaaaatatttcggAATTAGTCAGTAGAAATATAAGCCCTGTAAGAGAGAAGTTTGGTGAGAGTAATGGATGGGAGAAATCATTCCTCAATACTAAGAATGAAAAAATGCATACTGCAGTGAATCTCTgtaaacaaacagaaaggagTCTGAGTGGTAAACAAGAGCTTATTCAGCATCAGAAGGTTCAAATTCCTGAGCAATCATTAGGTCATAATGAATGTGAAAAATCCTTCCTTATGAAAGGAATGTTATTTACACATACTAGAGCCCACAGAGGAGAAAAACCCTATGAATACAATAAAGATGGAATAGCTTTAATCGAAAAGTCAAATCTCAGTGCCCATTCACAAACTCTTATGGAGAAGAAACCCCATGCATACAGCAAATATGGGAAGTTCCTCTGCAGAAAGTCTATTTTTATTGTGCATCAGAGATCTCAAACAGAAGAGAAACCCTTTCAATGTCCTTACTGTGGGAATAGCTTTAGAAGGAAGTCATATCTCATTGAACATCAACGAATTCACACAGGTGAGAAACCTTATGTTTGCAATCAATGTGGAAAAGCTTTCCGTCAAAAGACAGCCCTCACTCTTCATGAGAAAACACATATAGAGGGGAAGCCCTACATCTGTATGGATTGTGGGAAGTCCTTCCGCCAGAAGGCAACTCTCACTAGACATCACAAAACACATACAGGGGAGAAAGCCTATGAATGTACTCAGTGTGGAAGTGCTTTTAGAAAGAAGTCATACCTCATTGAtcatcagagaactcacacaggagagaaaccatatcaatgtaatgaatgtgggaaggcATTTATCCAGAAGACAACCCTCACTGtacatcagagaactcacacaggagagaaaccctatatTTGCGGTGAATGTGGGAAGTCCTTCTGCCAAAAGACAACCCTCACTCTCCATCAAAGAATTCATACTGGGGAAAAACCCTATATTTGTAATGAATGTGGAAAGTCCTTCCGCCAGAAGGCAATCCTCACTGTTCATCAGAGAATACATACAGGAGAGAAATCCAATGGATGTCCtcagtgtgggaaagcctttagtaGGAAATCAAACCTCATTCGCCACCAGAAaactcacacaggagagaaaccatatgaatgTAGAGAATGTGGGAAGTTCTTCAGTTGTAAGTCAAACCTCATAGTACATCAAAAAACTCACAAGGTAGAAACCATGGGAATTCAGTAA